Proteins encoded within one genomic window of Humulus lupulus chromosome 1, drHumLupu1.1, whole genome shotgun sequence:
- the LOC133830472 gene encoding uncharacterized protein LOC133830472 — protein MALGQQVRPCGICQLVGHPSDACPTLQEDINEHINAMGGFPGKPRQRYDPYAITYNERWKEHPNLRYGNQQQIVPTRPPGFPYQQRKQQTYILQPQQPIISQAQDPSMTDMLKTENANAITLRDDKTYDPPTIPSSSNDAPLPPTQSTQQDKDETPTTTLNPKPTSPTYVMTSPFPSCLRKRKKDEAEQEILETFHKVEFLKKLCTNKRKLKGNEKVSVGENVSAVLQKKLPPKCKDPDTFTIPCTIGNEKIKRCMLDLGASINVMTYSIYTSLNLGPLEETGVILQLADCSNVYPRGVVDDVLVKVNELVFPANFYILDMDDDSVSRSTPILLGRPFLKIARTKIDVHEGTLTMEFDGEVIHFNIFEAMRYPSDVHSFSSIDILDSLSQRILDLHGEGGLDVALREPIDLKKDDVTTEVKEIMAALNSGGEVSKEVSFLELPVSHEQLQQSVKSSPKLELKPLPEHLKYVYLGEKETLSIIITTQLIPKYKRIV, from the exons ATGGCTTTAGGTCAGCAAGTGAGACCTTGTGGAATTTGTCAGTTGGTGGGGCATCCTAGTGATGCATGTCCCACACTTCAAGAGGATATAAATGAGCATATAAATGCAATGGGGGGATTCCCAGGGAAACCTAGGCAAAGGTATGACCCTTATGCTATAACTTATAACGAAAGATGGAAGGAACATCCTAATCTTCGatatgggaatcaacaacaaaTTGTGCCTACTAGACCACCAGGGTTTCCTTATCAACAAAGGaaacaacaaacatatatacTTCAACCTCAACAACCAATTATCTCACAAGCTCAAGATCCATCAATGACTGATATGCTAAAAAC GGAAAATGCTAATGCCATCACATTAAGAGACGACAAAACTTATGATCCACCCACTATCCCATCAAGTTCAAATGATGCACCATTACCTCCTACCCAATCCACCCAACAAGACAAAGAtgaaaccccaaccacaacacTCAACCCTAAACCAACTAGTCCCACTTATGTCATGACTTCTCCATTTCCTAGTTGTttgagaaagagaaagaaagatgaAGCTGAACAAGAAATACTGGAGACTTTTCACAAGGTTGAG TTTTTAAAGAAGTTATGCACCAATAAGAGGAAGCTAAAAGGGAATGAAAAGGTGAGTGTGGGGGAAAATGTTTCGGCGGTTCTTCAAAAGAAacttccaccaaagtgtaaggatcctgACACCTTCACTATTCCTTGCACTATTGGAAATGAAAAGATTAAAAGATGTATGTTAGATTTGGGTGCTTCAATCAATGTAATGACTTACTCTATTTATACCTCTTTGAATTTGGGACCACTGGAAGAAACAGGGGTGATCTTACAATTAGCGGATTGTTCTAATGTATATCCAAGGGGAGTAGTAGATGATGTATTGGTTAAAGTAAATGAATTGGTTTTTCCAGCGAACTTTTACATTCTTGATATGGACGATGACTCAGTTTCACGTTCTACACCAATATTATTGGGAAGACCATTCTTAAAGATAGCTAGAACTAAGATAGATGTTCACGAGGGAACTTTGACCATGGAGTTTGATGGTGAGGTGattcactttaatatttttgaggctatgCGGTATCCAAGTGATGTTCATTCATTTTCATCAATTGATATTCTGGACTCATTGTCACAAAGAATTCTTGATTTACATGGAGAGGGTGGGTTAGATGTTGCTTTGAGGGAACCAATAGACTTGAAGAAAGATGATGTCACTACTGAAGTAAAGGAGATCATGGCTGCACTTAATAGTGGTGGAGAGGTTTCTAAAGAGGTGTCGTTCTTAGAGTTGCCTGTTTCTCATGAGCAACTTCAACAATCTGTTAAATCATCACCCAAGCTTGAATTAAAACCACTACCGGAGCATCtcaaatatgtttacttgggTGAGAAAGAGACATTGTCGATTATTATCACCACACAACTTATACCCAAGTACAAGAGGATCGTTTGA